From a region of the Triticum aestivum cultivar Chinese Spring chromosome 7D, IWGSC CS RefSeq v2.1, whole genome shotgun sequence genome:
- the LOC123164271 gene encoding putative E3 ubiquitin-protein ligase SINA-like 6, with the protein MKKGESRGKRASAEEVKSESEKGEATMQDEGEAGDALVAAESMAPTQIDVRMDVTLLHCQGCLLPLKPPVFKCDAVGHVVCYYCRAGHRAVCSRANTHCGQLDKVVGAAKVPCPYKAFGCERYVVFHEAADHQRVCQCAPCTCPESACAFVGSRAMLVDHFAADHQRPAVMVRYGRSWSLSFSLSHGWHLLVGEEDRCVFLVSLRPLGPGTVVSLMCLRPDGEAETGPRFWCKLSIEHRSGDKDYDLVLMTSPVISNALSTCAPALGQGMFLVVPQELLSGDTLTLSVRIDLIPPAAAAPKSTTPQARAPRRMQ; encoded by the exons ATGAAGAAAGGGGAGAGTCGTGGCAAGAGGGCGAGTGCCGAGGAGGTGAAGTCGGAGTCGGAGAAAGGGGAGGCAacgatgcaagacgaaggtgaagCAGGGGATGCGTTGGTGGCGGCGGAATCCATGGCACCGACACAGATCGACGTGAGGATGGACGTGACACTCCTCCATTGCCAGGGCTGCCTTCTCCCCCTCAAGCCCCCGGTGTTCAAG TGCGATGCCGTAGGGCACGTGGTGTGCTACTACTGCCGTGCCGGGCACCGCGCCGTCTGCAGCCGTGCCAACACCCACTGCGGCCAGCTGGACAAGGTGGTCGGCGCCGCCAAGGTGCCATGCCCCTACAAGGCGTTCGGCTGCGAGCGCTACGTGGTGTTCCACGAGGCCGCGGACCACCAGCGCGTGTGCCAGTGCGCGCCCTGCACCTGCCCGGAGTCCGCATGCGCCTTCGTGGGCTCCCGCGCAATGCTGGTCGACCACTTCGCCGCCGATCACCAGCGCCCCGCCGTCATGGTCCGCTATGGCCGGTCTTGGAGCCTGAGCTTCTCCCTGTCGCACGGCTGGCACCTGCTTGTCGGGGAGGAGGACCGCTGCGTGTTCCTCGTCTCCCTCCGCCCGCTCGGTCCGGGCACCGTCGTGTCACTGATGTGCCTCAGGCCAGACGGTGAGGCTGAGACGGGGCCCCGGTTCTGGTGCAAGCTCTCCATTGAGCACCGTAGCGGCGACAAGGACTACGACCTAGTTCTCATGACCTCGCCGGTGATCAGCAATGCGCTGTCCACGTGCGCGCCGGCGTTGGGCCAGGGGATGTTCTTGGTGGTGCCCCAGGAGCTGCTCTCCGGCGACACGCTCACCCTCAGCGTCCGCATCGATCTGATCCCACCTGCCGCCGCCGCTCCCAAGTCAACTACACCGCAGGCCAGGGCGCCGAGGAGGATGCAGTGA